One segment of Oscillospiraceae bacterium MB08-C2-2 DNA contains the following:
- a CDS encoding ABC transporter substrate-binding protein, whose protein sequence is MKKATSTLLALALVLGLTACGTTASSNPSSTSPTAASSQSTDGGAEKTLKIGFAQVHTTNNGRIAQSQDMRDIFGAAGLDIVITDANNDTNKQNADVEDLLAQGIDYLILCPKEEEGLVPALDAAKKAGVPVILIDRTSRGVAGEDYLTAIRSNAIAQGEWCAEWLAKQTDGKCNVVEIFGSPGSTTAMDRSNGFKKVMEEHPDMVLLASQVGNNMRTEAQAAMEAMIQAHGDKIDAVYTHNDEMTFGAIQGIKSMGLTPGTDILVLSVGDGSNDMLEAINGGEVAACSQNNMLYAQQCLEVILAAEAGDTIEPLVWSNDTFYTKENVEQYLGKNW, encoded by the coding sequence ATGAAAAAAGCAACATCCACCCTGTTAGCACTTGCGCTGGTTCTTGGTTTGACCGCTTGTGGCACTACAGCAAGCAGCAACCCCAGCAGTACGTCGCCTACCGCCGCCAGCAGTCAGAGTACAGATGGCGGCGCAGAAAAAACCTTGAAAATCGGGTTTGCCCAAGTACATACCACCAACAATGGCCGCATTGCACAATCTCAGGATATGCGGGATATTTTTGGCGCAGCTGGTCTTGATATTGTGATTACCGATGCCAACAACGACACCAACAAACAAAACGCCGATGTGGAAGACCTTCTCGCTCAGGGAATTGACTACCTGATCCTGTGCCCCAAAGAGGAAGAGGGATTGGTTCCCGCACTGGATGCGGCAAAAAAAGCAGGTGTGCCTGTTATACTCATTGACCGCACCTCCCGCGGGGTAGCCGGAGAGGATTACCTCACGGCCATTCGCTCCAATGCCATAGCGCAAGGGGAATGGTGTGCTGAGTGGCTGGCTAAGCAAACGGACGGAAAATGCAACGTTGTGGAAATCTTCGGCTCACCCGGTTCCACCACCGCCATGGATCGCAGCAATGGCTTTAAAAAAGTGATGGAAGAGCATCCCGATATGGTCTTGCTGGCCTCGCAGGTTGGGAATAACATGCGCACAGAAGCCCAGGCTGCCATGGAGGCCATGATTCAGGCCCACGGTGACAAAATCGATGCTGTGTACACCCACAATGACGAAATGACCTTTGGCGCCATTCAGGGCATAAAATCCATGGGGCTTACTCCCGGCACAGATATCCTGGTACTGTCTGTGGGTGATGGAAGCAACGACATGCTTGAGGCCATCAATGGCGGAGAGGTTGCGGCATGTTCCCAAAACAACATGTTGTATGCCCAGCAATGTCTGGAAGTGATTCTGGCCGCTGAAGCGGGTGACACCATTGAACCGCTTGTATGGTCCAACGACACCTTCTATACAAAGGAAAACGTAGAGCAGTATCTCGGTAAAAACTGGTAA
- a CDS encoding ribulose-phosphate 3-epimerase, which yields MPKQTIINAPSLANCNLLTIGSQIQQLVAAGVNFFHIDIMDGHYVPNLCFSLKLVQDLKAQYPDCIADVHLMVTNPAQYIAPLKKSGADYVSFHMDGTHFTRRILEDIRTQDMKAGVVINPSQRIDLIEPIIQFLDYAVLMTVEPGYAGQKFMPDSLGRLDELVRLKEKHSCSFPISIDGGVDFFHAKECVARGAEIFVTGIYTVFNQEDGITAACRRFQTEMEAVISSDM from the coding sequence ATGCCAAAACAAACAATTATAAATGCACCTTCTCTTGCAAACTGCAACCTGCTTACAATTGGCAGTCAGATACAGCAGTTAGTCGCCGCCGGCGTAAACTTTTTTCATATCGATATTATGGACGGGCATTATGTGCCGAATCTTTGCTTTTCGCTAAAGCTTGTGCAGGACCTAAAGGCGCAATACCCCGATTGCATAGCAGATGTGCACCTTATGGTAACCAACCCGGCCCAGTATATTGCACCACTGAAAAAAAGCGGTGCAGACTATGTAAGCTTTCATATGGATGGCACTCATTTTACAAGAAGAATACTGGAAGATATCCGAACACAGGATATGAAGGCGGGCGTGGTCATAAACCCTTCCCAGCGAATTGACCTGATCGAGCCGATTATTCAGTTTTTGGATTATGCCGTGCTGATGACTGTTGAACCAGGCTATGCAGGCCAAAAATTTATGCCGGATTCTCTGGGCCGTCTGGATGAGCTGGTGCGGCTCAAAGAAAAGCACAGTTGCAGCTTCCCCATTTCCATTGATGGCGGTGTAGATTTTTTCCATGCAAAAGAATGCGTTGCCCGCGGGGCGGAAATATTTGTTACAGGCATTTATACGGTGTTTAACCAAGAAGATGGCATAACAGCCGCCTGTCGCCGTTTCCAGACTGAGATGGAAGCGGTCATCAGCAGTGATATGTGA
- a CDS encoding HIT family protein, whose translation MNKCVYCEKGEALSNVIKICDLNASTVYLFREQTHYGRCVVAETGHHKELFELSQEELSVYMQDVAKVAKAIDTVFAPAKVNYGYYSDKMGHLHFHVVPKYQDGEEWGGTFTMNPNKTFLPEAEYEEMVRKLLAVLA comes from the coding sequence ATGAACAAGTGTGTGTATTGTGAAAAAGGAGAAGCACTGTCCAATGTTATAAAAATCTGCGATTTAAACGCATCTACCGTATATTTGTTTCGTGAGCAAACCCATTATGGCCGGTGTGTTGTTGCCGAAACTGGCCACCACAAAGAACTCTTTGAACTCAGCCAAGAAGAGCTGTCCGTTTATATGCAGGATGTCGCAAAGGTGGCCAAAGCGATAGACACGGTTTTTGCGCCTGCAAAAGTAAATTACGGCTATTATTCGGATAAGATGGGACACCTGCATTTTCATGTGGTGCCCAAATACCAAGATGGAGAAGAATGGGGGGGCACCTTTACGATGAACCCCAACAAAACCTTTCTGCCTGAAGCTGAGTATGAGGAAATGGTTCGGAAATTGTTGGCGGTGCTGGCGTAA
- a CDS encoding helix-turn-helix transcriptional regulator, giving the protein MGQYLITDLDISDNIVRLRKASGMTQSYVSIQLQTMGLNISRSRLSMIELKRLNVPVGLIVALKMLFKCSYSDFFVGLERQLESQDALE; this is encoded by the coding sequence ATGGGACAGTATTTGATTACAGATTTGGATATTTCCGATAATATTGTGAGGCTGCGGAAAGCCAGCGGAATGACACAAAGCTATGTTTCCATCCAGCTTCAAACCATGGGGCTGAATATATCCCGCTCGCGGCTGTCCATGATTGAGCTCAAGCGGCTCAATGTCCCTGTGGGCCTGATTGTAGCCCTCAAGATGCTTTTTAAATGCAGCTACAGTGACTTTTTTGTGGGGCTGGAAAGGCAGCTGGAATCCCAAGATGCTCTGGAATAA
- a CDS encoding ABC transporter permease has product MKQQVKKKDLIAQRAQDFAMSQPALLAVLAMCIFGGFAFGPTFLSYENNLSNVLRQASLMGIAAIGVNFLFLIGARDLSIGATTALCGMIVAKLSPYGFWISILAALAVGAAIGIMNGLIITKLKVQPFIATLGTQLGIRGLALLMNNELSLPLADEAEVLRFIGRGYVFGEFLPMPAAIFIALILISIFITRNTSFGRSLYAIGGSEEAAAMMGVRVDRSKTLAFMISGIAGAIAGIIVTGRLAAAQPGAGTGWEMTIMAAIVIGGTRVRGGVGKIEGVFFGVMFVGLISNLINLNGTISAFWQNIITGTILLLAVLLQSHMEQKKEA; this is encoded by the coding sequence ATGAAGCAACAAGTAAAGAAAAAAGACCTCATAGCACAACGTGCACAAGATTTTGCCATGAGTCAGCCGGCCTTGCTTGCGGTATTGGCAATGTGCATATTTGGAGGCTTTGCTTTTGGGCCGACCTTTCTTTCGTACGAAAATAATCTTTCCAACGTATTGCGGCAGGCTTCGTTGATGGGTATTGCGGCGATTGGCGTTAATTTTCTGTTTTTAATTGGAGCAAGGGATCTTTCTATCGGTGCCACAACAGCGCTTTGCGGTATGATTGTGGCAAAGCTCAGCCCTTATGGATTTTGGATATCGATTTTGGCGGCACTTGCGGTGGGAGCGGCTATAGGCATCATGAACGGCTTGATCATTACCAAGCTGAAGGTGCAGCCTTTTATTGCGACACTGGGCACACAGCTTGGCATACGCGGGCTTGCCCTGCTGATGAACAACGAACTATCGCTGCCACTGGCGGATGAAGCCGAGGTACTGCGATTTATCGGCAGGGGTTATGTGTTTGGCGAATTTTTGCCAATGCCTGCCGCTATCTTTATCGCACTGATTCTGATATCGATATTTATAACCCGCAACACCTCATTTGGGCGCTCCCTATACGCCATAGGCGGCAGCGAAGAAGCCGCCGCCATGATGGGTGTCCGGGTAGACCGTTCCAAAACGCTTGCCTTTATGATCAGCGGCATTGCAGGAGCCATTGCAGGCATCATTGTTACCGGACGTCTTGCCGCAGCACAGCCCGGAGCAGGCACTGGCTGGGAGATGACCATTATGGCAGCTATTGTGATCGGCGGCACCCGGGTGCGGGGCGGTGTTGGCAAAATCGAAGGGGTATTCTTTGGGGTTATGTTTGTGGGGCTGATCAGCAATCTCATTAACCTGAATGGAACGATCAGTGCGTTTTGGCAAAACATTATCACCGGCACCATTTTGCTGCTTGCAGTGCTGCTGCAATCACATATGGAGCAGAAAAAAGAAGCATAA
- a CDS encoding LacI family DNA-binding transcriptional regulator, which translates to MACTLKDIAQRAGVSTVTVHKSIYGKPGIGEATRKRVLEIVKEMNYSVNPVASSLKRDALNIAVISPTLESQFNYFFRAIDTGIQNAEKELRSFKVSVLRYSCGDTWQSQTRILDDILQHSDIHGVVIYCWDDTKLNAHFEKLHQKGIPVITFHSDAINSCRIACVSAPNENTGYLAAELMSHITPQGGRIIVMGGNKMLKVLRDNTLGFYSCIQRYRSDLSLLEINDKNSLENLKSELRKLFCAFDNIVGVYCNSARNNIPLCEVLHEMALNNKIKVICSDVFEELAPYFEDGTITATMWQDPQSQSYKAIKLMYEYLTTRTSSTDRSDVRIGIVMKSNFVDYLGTPLPSAMYMEGLKKI; encoded by the coding sequence ATGGCCTGCACTTTGAAGGACATTGCCCAACGTGCGGGTGTGTCCACAGTTACTGTACACAAATCCATTTACGGAAAACCCGGCATCGGAGAAGCCACTCGCAAACGGGTGTTAGAAATTGTGAAGGAAATGAACTACTCGGTCAATCCTGTTGCTTCCTCCTTAAAGAGGGATGCACTCAACATTGCGGTTATTTCACCTACACTGGAATCTCAGTTCAATTATTTCTTCAGGGCCATAGATACAGGTATCCAAAACGCCGAAAAAGAGCTGCGCAGTTTCAAGGTATCTGTCTTACGCTATTCCTGCGGGGACACATGGCAAAGCCAGACACGTATTTTAGATGATATTTTGCAGCATAGTGATATTCATGGCGTGGTGATATATTGCTGGGACGATACTAAGCTCAATGCACATTTTGAAAAATTGCATCAAAAAGGCATTCCGGTGATCACATTTCATTCCGACGCCATCAATTCTTGCCGCATTGCCTGTGTATCGGCCCCTAACGAGAACACAGGTTACCTGGCGGCGGAACTGATGAGCCATATCACCCCCCAAGGCGGTCGGATTATTGTTATGGGCGGCAACAAAATGTTAAAGGTACTGCGGGATAATACACTTGGCTTTTATAGCTGCATCCAGCGCTATCGTTCTGATTTGTCCCTTTTGGAGATAAACGATAAAAATTCTCTCGAAAATTTAAAATCTGAACTGAGAAAGCTGTTTTGCGCTTTTGACAATATTGTGGGCGTTTATTGCAACAGTGCCCGTAACAATATACCGCTTTGTGAGGTGCTCCATGAGATGGCCCTTAACAATAAAATCAAGGTCATTTGCAGCGATGTTTTCGAGGAACTGGCTCCCTATTTTGAAGATGGAACCATTACCGCCACTATGTGGCAGGACCCGCAATCGCAATCCTACAAAGCCATAAAGCTCATGTATGAATACCTGACTACCCGTACAAGCTCTACCGATAGAAGCGATGTGCGTATTGGCATTGTGATGAAAAGCAATTTTGTTGATTATTTGGGAACCCCGCTGCCGTCTGCAATGTATATGGAGGGGCTAAAAAAGATCTGA
- a CDS encoding sugar ABC transporter ATP-binding protein, producing MEHAVLLEMKNISKSFPGVRALSNVSFSVHKGEIMALMGENGAGKSTLIKIITGLYRKDEGEMIFQGEPVHVGSPLEAQRLGISTIYQELNLSPFLSIAENIYLGNAPKKFGSIDWKKMRADAKKAMAELGVDVDVSKPLNRYSTAIQQMVAIARALSIDTKLLVMDEATSSLDARETQILFDVVTGLKERGISTVFITHRMDEVYRICDNITILKDGEFVGCYPAKELSKLELVSKMIGRDATDLVNKKKEYQPEKQKAEVLCEVKAIKCGHRLNGVDLIIRKGEVVGLAGLLGSGRTELAKVIFGDDVQYEGEIFYGGQAVRFKDPSDAIKKGEAFCTEDRKVEGIFPNLSIMDNISITVMGRISRFGIVNRAKQLEIANEYIKKIDIRTPSAMTRIKNLSGGNQQKVVLSKWLVTKPQLIIMDEPTRGIDVGAKGEIEALIQQISNQGISVLYISSEIEELVRGCDRVVILQEGRKKAEIVGDAISERNIMKAIAESGPEDTPEGANLEVNQWAVQ from the coding sequence ATGGAACACGCTGTGTTGTTGGAAATGAAGAATATAAGCAAGTCATTTCCCGGTGTGAGGGCGCTGTCCAACGTTTCATTCTCTGTGCATAAGGGTGAAATAATGGCCTTAATGGGGGAAAATGGAGCCGGCAAATCCACACTGATAAAAATTATCACTGGTCTGTATCGGAAAGATGAAGGCGAAATGATTTTTCAGGGTGAACCGGTGCATGTTGGCAGCCCGCTGGAAGCGCAGCGGCTGGGGATAAGCACGATCTACCAAGAGTTGAATTTAAGCCCCTTTCTCAGCATTGCAGAAAATATCTATCTTGGTAACGCTCCCAAGAAGTTTGGCTCTATCGATTGGAAAAAGATGCGGGCGGATGCGAAAAAGGCCATGGCAGAGCTGGGCGTTGATGTGGATGTAAGCAAGCCTCTCAATCGATACAGCACCGCTATCCAGCAGATGGTGGCCATTGCCCGGGCACTTTCCATAGACACAAAGCTTTTGGTGATGGATGAAGCGACTTCTTCGTTGGACGCTCGGGAAACACAGATTCTGTTTGATGTGGTTACCGGCTTGAAAGAACGTGGTATCTCCACAGTTTTTATTACCCACCGCATGGATGAGGTGTATAGAATATGCGACAACATCACCATTTTGAAGGACGGTGAGTTTGTTGGCTGTTACCCCGCCAAGGAACTATCTAAACTGGAACTTGTCTCCAAAATGATTGGTCGGGACGCAACCGATCTGGTCAACAAAAAGAAAGAATACCAGCCAGAAAAGCAAAAGGCGGAAGTTTTGTGTGAAGTAAAAGCCATCAAATGCGGGCACCGCCTCAATGGTGTGGATTTAATCATCCGCAAAGGGGAAGTGGTCGGGCTGGCTGGTCTGCTTGGCTCCGGCCGCACCGAGCTTGCCAAGGTGATTTTTGGTGATGATGTTCAGTATGAGGGGGAAATCTTCTATGGCGGACAGGCGGTGCGTTTTAAAGATCCCAGTGACGCTATAAAAAAAGGTGAAGCCTTTTGTACTGAAGACCGCAAGGTTGAGGGGATTTTCCCCAATTTAAGCATCATGGACAATATTTCTATCACTGTTATGGGCCGAATTAGCCGATTTGGCATTGTCAATAGGGCAAAACAATTGGAAATTGCCAATGAGTACATAAAAAAAATCGACATCCGCACTCCCTCTGCCATGACAAGGATCAAGAATTTGAGCGGTGGCAACCAGCAAAAGGTGGTGCTGTCCAAATGGCTTGTAACAAAGCCGCAGCTGATCATTATGGATGAGCCTACCCGGGGCATTGACGTTGGCGCTAAAGGAGAAATAGAGGCACTAATCCAGCAAATTTCCAATCAGGGCATCAGCGTGCTGTATATTTCTTCAGAAATAGAGGAATTAGTGCGGGGATGTGATCGGGTGGTCATTTTGCAGGAAGGCAGAAAGAAGGCGGAAATTGTGGGAGACGCCATTTCTGAAAGGAATATTATGAAGGCAATTGCCGAAAGCGGGCCGGAAGATACACCTGAAGGCGCAAATCTGGAGGTGAATCAATGGGCAGTTCAATAA
- a CDS encoding helix-turn-helix domain-containing protein codes for MLFAQVLGNLLEQKEITAYRLAKETGLSQSLISDWRKGKTIPSSDKLMTLSRFFGVSIDYLLDNPPAAFQPTEAVRIPIYGSIFSAETLGSGKGIERYIDAQVENPEEYFYLSMAGSSMSASGILSNATVLVHRQDTACDGQIVACLPMGKTATFRRFRCCGDAALLLPEGAPADSFVWSGTSPDLSEAALLGVAVSSLNPL; via the coding sequence ATGCTGTTTGCACAGGTGCTCGGCAACCTTCTGGAGCAAAAAGAGATTACAGCCTATCGTCTGGCCAAAGAAACAGGTCTTTCTCAAAGCCTGATTTCAGATTGGCGCAAGGGAAAAACCATTCCCAGCAGCGATAAGCTTATGACTTTATCTCGTTTTTTTGGTGTTTCCATCGATTATTTGCTGGATAATCCCCCAGCAGCCTTTCAGCCAACCGAGGCAGTGCGGATTCCTATATACGGCTCAATCTTCTCTGCCGAAACCCTGGGCAGTGGCAAAGGCATCGAGCGCTACATTGACGCCCAAGTGGAAAATCCCGAGGAATATTTCTATCTTTCTATGGCTGGAAGCAGCATGTCCGCTTCTGGAATTTTAAGCAACGCCACCGTTTTGGTTCATCGGCAGGATACAGCCTGCGATGGTCAGATTGTTGCTTGCCTGCCGATGGGAAAAACGGCAACATTTCGCCGTTTCCGCTGTTGCGGCGATGCGGCTCTTCTGCTGCCGGAAGGCGCTCCCGCCGATTCTTTTGTCTGGTCCGGCACTTCACCTGACTTGAGCGAGGCCGCTTTGCTGGGTGTAGCCGTTTCTTCACTGAACCCTCTATAG
- the thrS gene encoding threonine--tRNA ligase: protein MIKITLKDGSFKEYDAGTTVGEVAKALGAGLYKAACCGIVNGETVDLRTPLTEDCELAIATFDQIEGKKAFWHTASHVMAQAVRRLYPAAKLAIGPAIDNGFYYDFDIETPFTPDDLEKIQAEMVKIVKEALPLERFELPAGEAIQLMKDEPYKVELIEEHGSQGEAISFYKQGDFTDLCAGPHLPDTSRIKAIKLTSSTGAYWRGSEKNKMLCRIYGIAFPKASQLTEYLEMLEEAKKRDHRKLGKELELFTFMDEGPGFPFFLPKGMLLKNTLIDYWRQLHRDAGYSEISTPIILSQNLWENSGHWGHYQNNMYTTTIDDSNFCIKPMNCPGGMLVYKTKMHSYRELPLRMGELGLVHRHELSGALHGLMRVRCFTQDDAHIFMTKDQIKDEIKGVVNLIDTVYNTFGFSYHIELSTQPEDSMGAKEDWDTATEALREAIVEMGYDYKINEGDGAFYGPKLDFHLTDCLGRTWQCGTIQLDFQMPERFDLEYTGADDQKHRPIMIHRVVFGSIERFIGILTEHFAGAFPLWLAPVQMRVMPIADRHIEHAQKVMAALEAQGMRVEMDTRNEKIGYKIREGQMQKIPYMLVIGDQEVEADSVAVRSRRDGDRGAMSVSDFAALALEEIRTKAI, encoded by the coding sequence ATGATTAAAATCACACTGAAGGATGGAAGCTTTAAGGAATATGACGCCGGCACCACAGTGGGCGAGGTTGCCAAGGCCTTGGGAGCCGGGCTCTATAAGGCCGCCTGCTGCGGAATCGTAAACGGCGAGACTGTGGACCTGCGCACGCCTCTCACTGAGGATTGCGAACTGGCCATTGCCACCTTTGATCAGATCGAAGGCAAAAAGGCATTCTGGCACACCGCCAGCCATGTCATGGCACAGGCTGTCCGCAGGCTGTATCCTGCCGCCAAGCTGGCCATTGGCCCCGCCATCGACAATGGCTTTTACTACGACTTTGATATAGAGACCCCCTTCACCCCCGATGACTTGGAGAAAATTCAGGCCGAGATGGTCAAAATCGTCAAGGAAGCTCTGCCTCTGGAGCGCTTTGAGCTCCCCGCTGGGGAAGCCATCCAGCTGATGAAGGATGAGCCTTATAAGGTAGAGCTGATTGAGGAACACGGCTCCCAAGGCGAGGCCATCAGCTTTTATAAACAGGGTGATTTCACCGACCTGTGCGCCGGCCCTCATCTGCCGGATACCAGCCGGATCAAGGCGATCAAGCTTACCTCCTCCACAGGTGCCTACTGGCGTGGCAGCGAGAAAAACAAAATGCTCTGCCGCATCTACGGCATTGCTTTCCCCAAAGCCAGCCAGCTGACGGAATATCTGGAGATGCTGGAAGAAGCCAAAAAGCGGGATCACCGCAAGCTGGGCAAGGAGCTGGAGCTGTTTACCTTTATGGATGAAGGCCCGGGCTTTCCTTTCTTCCTGCCCAAAGGTATGCTGCTGAAAAATACGCTCATTGATTACTGGCGCCAGCTGCACCGGGATGCCGGCTACAGCGAAATCTCCACTCCTATTATTCTCAGCCAGAACCTGTGGGAAAACAGCGGCCACTGGGGCCACTACCAGAACAATATGTATACCACCACCATCGATGACAGCAACTTCTGCATCAAGCCCATGAACTGCCCAGGCGGTATGCTGGTCTACAAAACTAAGATGCACTCCTATCGTGAGCTGCCTCTGCGTATGGGCGAGCTGGGTCTGGTTCACCGCCATGAGCTTTCCGGCGCTCTCCACGGCCTGATGCGGGTGCGCTGCTTCACACAGGACGATGCCCACATCTTTATGACCAAGGATCAGATTAAGGATGAAATCAAGGGTGTTGTCAACCTGATTGACACCGTTTATAATACCTTCGGTTTTTCTTATCACATTGAGCTTTCCACCCAGCCGGAGGATTCCATGGGCGCCAAGGAAGATTGGGATACCGCTACCGAGGCTTTACGTGAGGCCATTGTGGAAATGGGCTACGATTACAAAATCAACGAAGGCGACGGCGCTTTCTATGGCCCCAAGTTGGATTTCCACCTGACCGACTGCTTGGGAAGAACTTGGCAGTGCGGCACCATCCAGCTGGATTTTCAAATGCCGGAGCGCTTCGATCTGGAATACACCGGCGCAGACGACCAAAAGCACCGCCCCATTATGATTCACCGGGTGGTTTTTGGTTCCATCGAGCGGTTTATCGGTATTCTTACCGAGCATTTCGCCGGAGCCTTCCCTCTCTGGCTGGCACCTGTTCAAATGCGGGTGATGCCCATTGCCGACCGGCACATCGAACACGCACAGAAGGTGATGGCTGCGCTGGAAGCACAGGGTATGCGTGTGGAAATGGATACCCGCAACGAAAAAATCGGCTACAAGATCCGTGAGGGCCAAATGCAGAAGATTCCTTACATGCTGGTGATTGGCGATCAGGAGGTCGAGGCTGATTCGGTGGCAGTCCGCTCCCGTCGGGACGGCGATCGTGGTGCCATGTCGGTATCGGATTTTGCCGCTCTTGCTTTGGAGGAAATCCGCACCAAGGCTATCTAA
- a CDS encoding 5-deoxy-glucuronate isomerase — protein sequence MIQIHFKPEELLQRLEPKAMQLTYTSAQRIELKDTEVIVESGNEEVCLVCISGQADYTYHAQSGEAVLRDILYLPTDAQVVLKSKSAVFIRFGAPCTRKTTFAHIVFKEVDGDSRHKVYGKQENGTKRDVWNCIDEAFDSARFLVGFCKGCPGGWTAWPPHEHAEKREETYVYFDMANAFGAQFVYDELDNPHDVALIQEGHLVSIPSGYHPNCGCPAGAISYVYCMVSTTEDDRNFMDLTTQKIYGDKLE from the coding sequence ATGATACAAATACATTTTAAGCCGGAAGAACTATTGCAGCGGTTGGAGCCTAAGGCAATGCAGCTAACCTATACCTCTGCTCAGCGGATCGAGCTAAAGGATACAGAAGTTATAGTTGAAAGTGGAAACGAAGAAGTTTGCCTTGTTTGTATTTCCGGTCAGGCAGATTACACCTATCATGCACAAAGCGGAGAAGCTGTGCTGCGGGATATTCTCTATCTGCCAACGGATGCACAGGTGGTTTTGAAAAGTAAGAGCGCTGTGTTTATTCGCTTCGGGGCACCGTGCACCCGCAAAACAACATTTGCGCACATTGTCTTTAAAGAGGTGGACGGCGATAGCCGACACAAGGTATACGGAAAGCAGGAAAACGGTACCAAACGCGATGTGTGGAACTGTATTGATGAAGCATTTGATTCCGCAAGATTTTTGGTTGGATTTTGCAAAGGCTGCCCCGGCGGTTGGACTGCGTGGCCTCCCCATGAACATGCAGAGAAACGCGAAGAGACCTACGTATATTTTGATATGGCCAATGCCTTTGGGGCTCAATTCGTATACGACGAACTGGATAATCCTCACGATGTAGCGCTTATTCAGGAGGGACATTTGGTGAGCATTCCCTCAGGCTATCATCCCAACTGCGGCTGTCCGGCGGGGGCGATTTCCTATGTATATTGTATGGTTTCCACAACGGAGGATGACCGCAACTTTATGGATTTAACCACACAAAAAATATATGGTGATAAATTGGAGTAA
- a CDS encoding ABC transporter permease produces MGSSIKRAGLTDPPRIRMSGREFFIQFGALAVLLGLILFNIIFTPNFASINTLYLVIKQSAGPLCMAIGMTLVISIGGIDISTGSIMALCGVIIAQGMTTTGGNFLLWLFVAVGVCALVGMFNGVMIAKYNVQPVILTLVMQIVIRGVAVLIAKSSVFSLGKYPVISALGLYRINGVVPIQSIFFVVVAVVSIFAIKKTTFGTYVESIGENTRAARLSGLHTVKIIVITYALSSVLASLCGVIELARSSAVDPNELGMMYDLDAIAAVAIGGTSMKGGMANVVGSIAGAIIMVLIGITVNMNNIPFAAANLIKAVIIIGALAIQRERTA; encoded by the coding sequence ATGGGCAGTTCAATAAAGCGGGCGGGACTGACGGACCCGCCCCGGATCCGTATGAGCGGGCGGGAGTTCTTTATACAATTCGGCGCTCTGGCAGTATTGCTGGGTTTGATTTTATTCAATATAATTTTTACGCCCAATTTTGCATCGATCAATACACTGTACCTGGTGATTAAGCAATCGGCGGGGCCGCTGTGTATGGCCATTGGAATGACTTTGGTCATCTCTATTGGGGGCATCGATATTTCTACCGGCTCTATCATGGCACTGTGTGGGGTTATCATTGCTCAGGGAATGACCACTACCGGCGGAAACTTTCTCCTGTGGCTGTTTGTGGCCGTGGGTGTGTGCGCTTTAGTGGGTATGTTTAACGGCGTTATGATCGCAAAATACAATGTTCAGCCGGTCATACTTACTCTTGTCATGCAAATTGTTATCCGCGGAGTCGCCGTTTTAATCGCCAAATCCAGTGTATTTTCTCTGGGAAAATACCCTGTGATCTCTGCGCTGGGACTCTACCGCATTAACGGTGTCGTACCCATTCAGAGTATATTTTTTGTTGTTGTGGCTGTTGTGAGTATTTTTGCCATCAAGAAAACAACCTTTGGCACTTATGTTGAATCCATTGGAGAAAACACCCGGGCCGCAAGGCTTTCCGGGCTGCATACTGTAAAGATCATTGTGATCACCTATGCGCTCTCCTCTGTGCTTGCGAGCCTGTGCGGTGTGATTGAACTGGCCCGTTCCTCCGCAGTGGACCCCAATGAGCTTGGTATGATGTATGATCTGGACGCAATTGCAGCGGTTGCAATTGGGGGTACCTCTATGAAAGGCGGCATGGCCAATGTTGTAGGTTCCATTGCAGGGGCAATCATTATGGTGCTCATCGGGATCACGGTGAACATGAATAACATTCCATTTGCTGCGGCTAACCTGATCAAGGCGGTTATTATTATTGGTGCATTGGCAATACAACGCGAACGCACAGCATAG